DNA sequence from the Bradyrhizobium diazoefficiens genome:
CGCATCCGCTCGACAGCTTCTTCGCACCGGCAAGCATCGCGCTGGTCGGCGCCTCGCGCGATCACGAGAAGATCCCAGGCCGTCTGCTCGCGATGCTGCGCAAGAACGAGTATCCCGGCAAGATCTATCCAGTGAACCCGAACTACCCGGAGATCGACGGGCTCACCTGCTACAAATCGATCGCGGAGATCGGCGCGCCGATCGATCTCGCCGTGATCATCATTCCAGCCCGAGCCGTGCTGCCCGCGCTCGAGCAATGCGCGGCTGCCGGCGTCAGGAACGCCGTCATCATTTCCTCTGGTTTTGCCGAGGAGGGCGGCGACAGTGCGGCGCTGCAGGACGCGATCGCCGCGTTGGCGAAGCGCACCGGCATGCGGATCTCTGGCCCGAATGCCGAAGGCTTTTTCAGTCAGGTGCAGCGCGTCGCGGCGACGTTCAGTCCTGCTGTGGACGTTAAGCAAGGGGTGGTGCCGCTCGTCGCCACGACAAGGCGGATCGGCATCGTCGCGCAGAGCGGCGGCATCGGCTTTGCCTATTATCACCGCGCCAAAGCCCTCGGCGTTGGCGTGAGCTATGTTGTCAGCGCCGGCAATGAATCGGATCTCGGCGCAGGCGAGTTCCTGGACTACATGGTGCAGGACGCCGCGACCGATGTGATCCTGCTCTTCATCGAAGGCATCCGCGACGTCGACAAGTTCCTGGTCGCTGCGCAGCGGGCTGCCGAGCTGAAGAAACCCGTCATCGTGACGAAAGTCGGCCGCTCCGGCGCGGGCGAGCGCGCGGCGGCGTCTCACACCGCCAGCATGGCCGGCTGGTCGGCGGCATATGATGCGGTGTTTGCGAAATACGGCTTTGTCGTCTCCAACGATCTCGACGAGGCGCTGACGATCGCGGCGGTGCTCGTGAGCAATCCGCTGCCGAACGGCGATCGCGTCGCTGTCGTTACGACGTCCGGCGGTGCGGGCATCTGGGGTGCGGATGCGGTTGCGCTGCAGGGTCTGCAAGTGCCGGAATTGTCCGAGCCGATCCAGGCGGAGATCGGAAAGCTGATGCCGTCATACGGCACCGCGCGCAACCCGATCGATGTCACCGCACAGGGGGTGACCTCGGGCGGCTTACAGAAAAGTGTCGATCTGCTCACTGTCTCGGACGAGGTCGATGCGATCCTGATCGTGCTGTCACTGTCGAGTGACGTGCGCAAGCCTTTCAAGGAAGATGAGTTGAAGCCGGTGCTATCAGCGCAGCACAAGCCGGTGGTGTTCTATTCCTATACGGTGCCTTCGGACTTCGCCCGACATGAGCTCGCGAAATCGGGTGTCGTCGTTCTGTCGGGACTCACTCATGTCGGCGTCGCGATGCGGCGGATCGTCGACTACGCAAAGTTCAGCCTGGCAACGCCCGCCGAGGCGCGGCTGCCGGCGCGCGATCTTTCCGTGCATCTGACCTCACCTGTTCTGTCCGAGGCCGACAGTAAGATACTCCTCCGTGCCGCCGGTATTGCGCTGCCGGATGAGGTGCTGGTGAAAGACAGGGATGAGCTGGATGCGGCCGTCACCCGCGTCGGCTTCCCCATAGTGATGAAGATCCAGTCGCCTGATATCCCGCACAAGAGCGAGGTCGGCGGCGTGCGCGTCAACATCACCACCAAGGGCGAGGTGTTTTTGGCGTTCGAGGCCTTGTTGAACAATGCGCGCAAGCATCGGCCGGAGGCAGCCATTCAGGGTGTGCTGATCGGGCCGATGGCGAAACGCGGCGTCGAGATCATCGTCGGCACGATGACAGACAAGACGTTCGGCCCGATGGTGATGGTGGGCCTCGGCGGCATCACCACGGAGCTGTTTCGCGATGTCATCTATCGCCCCGCGCCGGTCAGTGCGAAAGAAGCTGGTGCGATGCTGGCGGGCTTGAAAGCGGCGCCGCTGCTGAACGGGTTTCGTGGCGCGGCAAAAGCCGATGTCGCGGCGCTGTCGCAGCTGATCGCGGACATCTCAGTGCTGGCGGCGCGTCATGCAGGCGAGATCGCGGAGATCGAGCTCAATCCCGTGCTGGTGCATCCGGAAGGGCAGGGCGTGACGATCGTGGACGCGCTAGTGGCGGGAAGGAAGTAGCGCGCCGCAAACACCGCTGTCGTCCTGGACAAGCGAGCAGAGCGAGCGCTGATCCAGGACCCATTATCCCAGGGAGCAGTTTGGCGAAGACTCGCGGTTACTGGTCATGACCATAACCTCTCCCTGGGGTAATGGGTCCGGGCTTTCGCTAGGACGACCACCGAGGGTTTGACCACGCGACAGTAATACGGCAATCACCTTCCCTTAAAATTCGCCACGCGCCGTTCTTCCGTGGCCTTCACGCCTTCCTTGAAGTCTTCCGTCGCGCGCAGGCGGGTCTGTTCGGCGAGCTCGTGATTGGTCGCGGCCATGACGCGGTCGGCGAGGCCGGCGCGCATCGTCGCGCGGGTGGAGAGCAGGCCGAGCGGGGAGCATTCGGCGATTTCGCCGGCGAGCTTCATCGCGGCTGCGTTGACCTGGTCCTGCGCCACCAGCTCGTTGGCGAGACCCCACTTA
Encoded proteins:
- a CDS encoding acetate--CoA ligase family protein — its product is MPHPLDSFFAPASIALVGASRDHEKIPGRLLAMLRKNEYPGKIYPVNPNYPEIDGLTCYKSIAEIGAPIDLAVIIIPARAVLPALEQCAAAGVRNAVIISSGFAEEGGDSAALQDAIAALAKRTGMRISGPNAEGFFSQVQRVAATFSPAVDVKQGVVPLVATTRRIGIVAQSGGIGFAYYHRAKALGVGVSYVVSAGNESDLGAGEFLDYMVQDAATDVILLFIEGIRDVDKFLVAAQRAAELKKPVIVTKVGRSGAGERAAASHTASMAGWSAAYDAVFAKYGFVVSNDLDEALTIAAVLVSNPLPNGDRVAVVTTSGGAGIWGADAVALQGLQVPELSEPIQAEIGKLMPSYGTARNPIDVTAQGVTSGGLQKSVDLLTVSDEVDAILIVLSLSSDVRKPFKEDELKPVLSAQHKPVVFYSYTVPSDFARHELAKSGVVVLSGLTHVGVAMRRIVDYAKFSLATPAEARLPARDLSVHLTSPVLSEADSKILLRAAGIALPDEVLVKDRDELDAAVTRVGFPIVMKIQSPDIPHKSEVGGVRVNITTKGEVFLAFEALLNNARKHRPEAAIQGVLIGPMAKRGVEIIVGTMTDKTFGPMVMVGLGGITTELFRDVIYRPAPVSAKEAGAMLAGLKAAPLLNGFRGAAKADVAALSQLIADISVLAARHAGEIAEIELNPVLVHPEGQGVTIVDALVAGRK